From the genome of Labrus bergylta chromosome 12, fLabBer1.1, whole genome shotgun sequence, one region includes:
- the fam110a gene encoding protein FAM110A — MPSGTIQHLPRQPARTVMTATPPRLRQKGPVGPDFLRQFPTADGRPKQSAVERLEADKAKYVKSQVALSKQQPVRPPDVRKPLLNPSTALRPTRKTPTPTKAKQEGVQLDLEHLSNLISGVNDGPQSGVKAEDRPDGAESSPQQTPAGTPQKKERPTPPPRPNWSSPAKVRLKASGPARVESPVSTGSPAAGTVRRVDVMPQAGPARTPCRPPQFIRQPLQPLHSQSPLRPVASHLRVFPPRTTTTSPLKPVVALPKPENPASSPDGTPVLSPHLLNFPVFPPTSPAITRLSSSSSRKRRSLTRSKSDMSDRFSRAGTELERFFNLCGLDPADLQEWTGSSSDIVSLARFRSVSAPGSEVAGSGREEEDEEEDEEDAKNAAGRVPYGVSVIERNARVIKWLYGLRHAKDNANKSTDL; from the coding sequence atgccttcaGGGACTATCCAACACCTTCCAAGACAACCAGCGAGGACTGTTATGACTGCAACACCCCCACGCCTACGCCAAAAGGGTCCAGTGGGTCCAGACTTCCTCCGGCAGTTCCCGACCGCAGACGGCAGACCGAAGCAGAGCGCGGTGGAGCGGCTGGAAGCAGACAAGGCCAAATATGTGAAAAGTCAGGTAGCTCTTTCCAAACAGCAGCCTGTGAGGCCTCCTGATGTTCGGAAACCCCTGCTGAACCCTAGTACAGCTCTGCGGCCCACAAGGAAGACCCCGACCCCAACCAAAGCAAAGCAGGAGGGAGTCCAGCTTGACTTGGAGCACCTGAGTAACCTCATCAGTGGTGTGAACGATGGACCGCAATCTGGTGTAAAAGCAGAGGATAGACCCGATGGCGCAGAAAGCTCACCTCAGCAGACCCCTGCAGGGACACCTCAGAAAAAGGAGAGACCGACTCCCCCTCCCCGTCCTAATTGGTCCAGTCCAGCTAAAGTGAGATTAAAAGCTTCTGGTCCTGCAAGAGTAGAGAGTCCTGTTTCTACAGGGTCTCCTGCTGCAGGGACGGTACGCAGAGTGGACGTCATGCCTCAGGCCGGCCCTGCGAGGACGCCCTGCAGGCCACCTCAGTTCATCCGACAGCCCCTTCAGCCTTTACACTCCCAGTCTCCGCTCCGCCCGGTTGCCTCTCATCTGCGCGTCTTCCCCCCTAGAACAACAACTACAAGTCCGCTGAAACCTGTCGTTGCTCTGCCGAAACCTGAAAACCCTGCTTCCTCTCCAGATGGAACCCCCGTCCTTTCTCCGCATCTTCTTAACTTCCCTGTGTTTCCTCCCACGTCCCCTGCAATCACCCGTctgtcctcctccagctccagaAAACGCCGCTCCCTGACCCGGTCTAAATCGGACATGAGCGATCGCTTCTCCCGGGCCGGCACAGAGCTGGAGCGCTTCTTCAACCTGTGTGGCCTGGACCCCGCAGACCTGCAGGAGTGGACTGGATCTAGTTCCGATATTGTGTCGCTTGCACGTTTCCGCAGCGTAAGCGCTCCAGGGTCCGAGGTTGCAGGCTcgggcagagaggaggaagacgaggaggaggatgaggaggatgctAAGAATGCTGCTGGTCGCGTGCCTTATGGTGTttctgttattgagagaaaTGCCCGAGTGATAAAGTGGCTGTACGGACTCCGACATGCAAAGGACAACGCAAACAAGAGCACAGATTTATAG
- the prickle3 gene encoding prickle planar cell polarity protein 3 isoform X2, whose translation MMTKLVSDFQRHSISDDDSGCASEEYAWVPPGLKPEQVYQYFSCLPEDRVPYVNSQGERYRIKQLLHQLPAHDSEPQYCNALDDEEKKELRLFSQQRKRENLGRGVVRLFPVTMTGAICKQCGRQICGGDIAVFASRAGHSNCWHPQCFQCASCSELLVDLIYFYQDGQIYCGRHHAERLKPRCQACDEIILADECTEAEGRYWHMKHFCCFECEAALGGQRYIMKESRPYCCSCYESMYAEYCDTCGEHIGIDQGQMTYEGQHWHAVETCFCCARCQLPLLGRPFLPRAGLIFCSRSCSLGEDPSNSDSCDSALQSRMSQHRRGGTAERQQQPQCGSLLQPLEGISPPITPAKDYIHTAVENRGVHCTAPVQNGAPSPRGSYSPLPHIHLGNGLGPSWPSDLPHYSLLPADSGIKPPVAGHQFQAQLNGNTGLTSLNSRGTSTAKDCRNWVEKTNQVMQVFPPQINSHVNPLISPDSPTLPPNPSILPPPLPIKSKDLMPPELSPPILPPPEICPSDSPPPLTRSSTARVSFREPISSSYSVDDDEDENEEELQEGVENQQDEDQVEEGFGSRLNLQKGIPPQMDLLDGSSYQQRSLRRGWSRSRVPSDPALHPGPERHCHRSRSERPQLDTLDWKGDKERDNRGSASLTLHPGHYKHGDSCSTCSSSSDSEEEGFFLGQPIPLPPQLRKQPQEEGKEREGGEEREVQRDSGLRGSFRRRRAHSLGAKDKDKNCAIS comes from the exons ATGATGACAAAGCTGGTATCAGACTTCCAGAGACACTCCATCTCTGACGACGACTCAGGCTGCGCCTCAGAGGAGTACGCATGGGTCCCACCTGGGCTCAAGCCCGAACAG GTTTACCAGTATTTCAGCTGCCTGCCGGAGGACAGAGTGCCTTATGTGAACAGTCAAGGAGAGAGATACCGAATCAAACAACTTCTGCACCAGCTCCCGGCCCACGACAGCGAG CCTCAGTACTGTAACGCTCTGGACgacgaggagaagaaggagctgCGTTTGTTCAgtcagcagagaaaaagagaaaacttgGGCCGAGGCGTCGTCAGACTCTTCCCAGTGACGATGACGGGAGCCATCTGCAAGCAG TGTGGCAGGCAGATCTGCGGTGGAGACATAGCTGTGTTTGCCAGTCGGGCGGGACACAGCAACTGCTGGCACCCTCAGTGTTTCCAGTGTGCCTCCTGCAGCGAGCTTCTGGTTGATCTGATCTACTTCTACCAGGATGGACAGATCTACTGCGGCCGGCACCACGCTGAGAGGCTCAAACCCCGCTGCCAGGCCTGTGACGAG ATTATTCTGGCGGATGAATGTACGGAGGCAGAGGGAAGATACTGGCACATGAAGCACTTCTGTTGTTTTGAGTGTGAGGCGGCGCTGGGCGGTCAGCGTTACATCATGAAAGAGAGTCGACCGTACTGCTGCTCCTGCTACGAGTCGATGTATGCAGAGTACTGCGACACCTGCGGAGAACACATAG GTATCGACCAGGGCCAGATGACCTATGAAGGTCAGCACTGGCACGCTGTGGAGACGTGTTTCTGCTGCGCACGCTGtcagctccctctgctggggCGTCCATTTCTCCCTAGAGCTGGGCTCATCTTCTGCTCAAGATCCTGCTCGCTTGGAGAAGACCCCAGTAACTCTGACTCGTGTGACTCCGCGCTGCAGAGCAGAATGTCTCAGCACAGGCGTGGTGGGACAGCAGAGAGGCAACAGCAGCCCCAGTGTGGGTCACTACTGCAGCCACTAGAGGGCATCAGTCCTCCTATTACTCCTGCAAAAGACTACATTCACACTGCAGTGGAAAACAGAG GTGTTCACTGTACTGCTCCAGTGCAAAACGGAGCTCCTTCACCAAGAGGCTCCTACTCCCCTCTTCCACACATTCATCTAGGAAATGGCTTAGGTCCATCTTGGCCCAGTGACCTTCCTCATTACAGTTTACTTCCTGCAGACAGTGGCATCAAACCTCCTGTGGCTGGTCATCAGTTTCAGGCACAGCTCAATGGGAACACTGGACTAACTAGTCTTAATTCAAGAGGAACCTCCACGGCTAAAGACTGCAGGAACTGGGTGGAAAAGACAAATCAAGTTATGCAAG TGTTTCCTCCTCAGATAAACTCCCATGTGAACCCCCTCATTTCACCCGACTCCCCTACCCTCCCGCCCAACCCCTCCATCCTGCCGCCTCCTCTGCCCATTAAATCTAAAGACTTGATGCCCCCGGAGTTGTCTCCACCAATCCTTCCCCCACCAGAGATTTGCCCCTCTGATTCTCCACCTCCGCTGACtcgcagcagcacagccagAGTCAGCTTCAGAGAGCCGATCAGCAGCAGCTACTCTGTCGACGACGATGAAGATGAGAACGAGGAGGAGCTGCAAGAGGGAGTGGAAAACCAGCAGGATGAAGATCAGGTGGAGGAAGGTTTCGGAAGCAGGTTAAATCTACAGAAAGGCATCCCGCCGCAGATGGATCTACTGG ATGGATCCTCTTACCAACAGCGTAGTCTGAGGCGAGGCTGGAGTCGCAGCCGTGTCCCCTCCGACCCCGCTCTCCACCCGGGACCGGAGAGGCACTGCCATCGCTCGCGGTCAGAGCGCCCTCAGCTTGACACGCTCGATTGGAAAGGTGACAAAGAGAGGGACAACCGGGGCTCTGCCTCATTGACCCTCCACCCTGGCCATTACAAACACGGAGACTCCTGCTCCACCTGCTCCTCGTCCTCAGACTCGGAGGAAGAGGGCTTCTTCCTGGGACAGCCCATCCCTCTGCCTCCCCAGCTTCGAAAGCAACCACAGGAGGAGGGcaaggaaagagagggaggggaggagagggaagtgCAAAGAGACTCAGGGCTGAGAGGAAGCTTCAGGCGGAGACGAGCTCACAGTCTGGGTGCAAAGGACAAAGATAAAAACTGTGCTATCTCCTAA
- the prickle3 gene encoding prickle planar cell polarity protein 3 isoform X1 has protein sequence MFLRGSKKRRSNRSQEEEDPDRGQPCMRCGDQCPGFRVHGWRKICVHCKCVREEHVVRSVPGQLEKMMTKLVSDFQRHSISDDDSGCASEEYAWVPPGLKPEQVYQYFSCLPEDRVPYVNSQGERYRIKQLLHQLPAHDSEPQYCNALDDEEKKELRLFSQQRKRENLGRGVVRLFPVTMTGAICKQCGRQICGGDIAVFASRAGHSNCWHPQCFQCASCSELLVDLIYFYQDGQIYCGRHHAERLKPRCQACDEIILADECTEAEGRYWHMKHFCCFECEAALGGQRYIMKESRPYCCSCYESMYAEYCDTCGEHIGIDQGQMTYEGQHWHAVETCFCCARCQLPLLGRPFLPRAGLIFCSRSCSLGEDPSNSDSCDSALQSRMSQHRRGGTAERQQQPQCGSLLQPLEGISPPITPAKDYIHTAVENRGVHCTAPVQNGAPSPRGSYSPLPHIHLGNGLGPSWPSDLPHYSLLPADSGIKPPVAGHQFQAQLNGNTGLTSLNSRGTSTAKDCRNWVEKTNQVMQVFPPQINSHVNPLISPDSPTLPPNPSILPPPLPIKSKDLMPPELSPPILPPPEICPSDSPPPLTRSSTARVSFREPISSSYSVDDDEDENEEELQEGVENQQDEDQVEEGFGSRLNLQKGIPPQMDLLDGSSYQQRSLRRGWSRSRVPSDPALHPGPERHCHRSRSERPQLDTLDWKGDKERDNRGSASLTLHPGHYKHGDSCSTCSSSSDSEEEGFFLGQPIPLPPQLRKQPQEEGKEREGGEEREVQRDSGLRGSFRRRRAHSLGAKDKDKNCAIS, from the exons ATGTTCCTGCGGGGGTCAAAAAAGCGACGGTCTAACCGCTCG caggaggaagaggacccAGACAGAGGGCAGCCCTGCATGCGCTGTGGGGATCAGTGCCCTGGCTTCCGTGTCCACGGCTGGAG AAAGATTTGTGTTCACTGCAAGTGTGTGCGAGAGGAGCATGTCGTGCGTTCAGTGCCGGGCCAGCTGGAAAAGATGATGACAAAGCTGGTATCAGACTTCCAGAGACACTCCATCTCTGACGACGACTCAGGCTGCGCCTCAGAGGAGTACGCATGGGTCCCACCTGGGCTCAAGCCCGAACAG GTTTACCAGTATTTCAGCTGCCTGCCGGAGGACAGAGTGCCTTATGTGAACAGTCAAGGAGAGAGATACCGAATCAAACAACTTCTGCACCAGCTCCCGGCCCACGACAGCGAG CCTCAGTACTGTAACGCTCTGGACgacgaggagaagaaggagctgCGTTTGTTCAgtcagcagagaaaaagagaaaacttgGGCCGAGGCGTCGTCAGACTCTTCCCAGTGACGATGACGGGAGCCATCTGCAAGCAG TGTGGCAGGCAGATCTGCGGTGGAGACATAGCTGTGTTTGCCAGTCGGGCGGGACACAGCAACTGCTGGCACCCTCAGTGTTTCCAGTGTGCCTCCTGCAGCGAGCTTCTGGTTGATCTGATCTACTTCTACCAGGATGGACAGATCTACTGCGGCCGGCACCACGCTGAGAGGCTCAAACCCCGCTGCCAGGCCTGTGACGAG ATTATTCTGGCGGATGAATGTACGGAGGCAGAGGGAAGATACTGGCACATGAAGCACTTCTGTTGTTTTGAGTGTGAGGCGGCGCTGGGCGGTCAGCGTTACATCATGAAAGAGAGTCGACCGTACTGCTGCTCCTGCTACGAGTCGATGTATGCAGAGTACTGCGACACCTGCGGAGAACACATAG GTATCGACCAGGGCCAGATGACCTATGAAGGTCAGCACTGGCACGCTGTGGAGACGTGTTTCTGCTGCGCACGCTGtcagctccctctgctggggCGTCCATTTCTCCCTAGAGCTGGGCTCATCTTCTGCTCAAGATCCTGCTCGCTTGGAGAAGACCCCAGTAACTCTGACTCGTGTGACTCCGCGCTGCAGAGCAGAATGTCTCAGCACAGGCGTGGTGGGACAGCAGAGAGGCAACAGCAGCCCCAGTGTGGGTCACTACTGCAGCCACTAGAGGGCATCAGTCCTCCTATTACTCCTGCAAAAGACTACATTCACACTGCAGTGGAAAACAGAG GTGTTCACTGTACTGCTCCAGTGCAAAACGGAGCTCCTTCACCAAGAGGCTCCTACTCCCCTCTTCCACACATTCATCTAGGAAATGGCTTAGGTCCATCTTGGCCCAGTGACCTTCCTCATTACAGTTTACTTCCTGCAGACAGTGGCATCAAACCTCCTGTGGCTGGTCATCAGTTTCAGGCACAGCTCAATGGGAACACTGGACTAACTAGTCTTAATTCAAGAGGAACCTCCACGGCTAAAGACTGCAGGAACTGGGTGGAAAAGACAAATCAAGTTATGCAAG TGTTTCCTCCTCAGATAAACTCCCATGTGAACCCCCTCATTTCACCCGACTCCCCTACCCTCCCGCCCAACCCCTCCATCCTGCCGCCTCCTCTGCCCATTAAATCTAAAGACTTGATGCCCCCGGAGTTGTCTCCACCAATCCTTCCCCCACCAGAGATTTGCCCCTCTGATTCTCCACCTCCGCTGACtcgcagcagcacagccagAGTCAGCTTCAGAGAGCCGATCAGCAGCAGCTACTCTGTCGACGACGATGAAGATGAGAACGAGGAGGAGCTGCAAGAGGGAGTGGAAAACCAGCAGGATGAAGATCAGGTGGAGGAAGGTTTCGGAAGCAGGTTAAATCTACAGAAAGGCATCCCGCCGCAGATGGATCTACTGG ATGGATCCTCTTACCAACAGCGTAGTCTGAGGCGAGGCTGGAGTCGCAGCCGTGTCCCCTCCGACCCCGCTCTCCACCCGGGACCGGAGAGGCACTGCCATCGCTCGCGGTCAGAGCGCCCTCAGCTTGACACGCTCGATTGGAAAGGTGACAAAGAGAGGGACAACCGGGGCTCTGCCTCATTGACCCTCCACCCTGGCCATTACAAACACGGAGACTCCTGCTCCACCTGCTCCTCGTCCTCAGACTCGGAGGAAGAGGGCTTCTTCCTGGGACAGCCCATCCCTCTGCCTCCCCAGCTTCGAAAGCAACCACAGGAGGAGGGcaaggaaagagagggaggggaggagagggaagtgCAAAGAGACTCAGGGCTGAGAGGAAGCTTCAGGCGGAGACGAGCTCACAGTCTGGGTGCAAAGGACAAAGATAAAAACTGTGCTATCTCCTAA
- the plp2b gene encoding proteolipid protein 2b — MADTTASGPSCLEKLKSYVKTPKGFILAAEILISFIIIICYAASHYGGYSAVAICEMIFSMVFFGIFMMELDKQIQVVNWVWTDLFRAGIGAVLYIITSLICVIGGAGDGARIAGGVFGLIAGLLFGYDTYTIFQQIKSTRQHAAASTDDRV, encoded by the exons ATGGCTGATACAACCGCGTCCGGTCCCAGCTGCCTGGAGAAGCTGAAGAGCTACGTGAAGACGCCGAAAGGGTTTATCCTCGCTGCGGAAATT CTCATCAGCTTCATTATCATCATCTGCTACGCTGCCTCTCACTATGGAGGCTACTCCGCTGTTGCCATCTGCGAAATGATCTTCTCCATGGTCTTCTTCGGTATCTTCATGATGGAGCTAGACAAGCAGATCCAAGTGGTCAACTGGGTCTGGACC GATCTTTTCCGTGCTGGAATTGGCGCTGTGCTCTACATCATCACCTCTCTGATCTGCGTGATTGGAGGGGCCGGGGACGGCGCTCGTATCGCAGGCGGG GTGTTTGGTTTGATCGCTGGCCTGCTGTTTGGTTATGACACCTACACCATCTTCCAGCAAATCAAGAGCACCAGGCAGCACGCGGCAGCTTCCACCG atgacAGAGTTTAA
- the sypb gene encoding synaptophysin b yields MDVVNQLVAQGQFTIIKQPLGFIKILQWIFAIFAFSTCGSYSGMFKMSVECKNRSESDLDIDVEFEYPFRLHQVYFDAPTCKGGNPERLFLVGDYSSSAEFFVTIAVFSFLYSMAALSVYCFVLEKYRENCKGPQIDFVISSVFAFMWLVSACAWAKGLSDVKTATDPERVITLITACDEQENRCREIYNPKVSGLNTSVAFGFINLILWIGNLWFVFKETGWLAAFGGTYVPSQEKQPAPDSFGQAGYGQQDPYAGSQGGYQPEYGQQGGYSEDGGYSQGYEQQQQPTSFANQM; encoded by the exons atCTTTGCAATCTTCGCCTTCTCAACATGTGGAAGTTACTCCGGCATGTTCAAGATGAGCGTGGAGTGTAAAAACCGGTCGGAGAGTGATCTAGACATAGACGTAGAATTCGAATATCCCTTCAG GCTCCATCAAGTTTACTTTGATGCCCCCACCTGTAAGGGAGGGAACCCCGAGCGTCTGTTCCTGGTGGGAGACTACTCCTCCTCGGCTGAGTTCTTTGTCACCATCGCTGTCTTCTCCTTCCTGTACTCTATGGCGGCCCTCTCTGTGTACTGCTTCGTACTGGAGAAGTACCGTGAAAACTGCAAGGGGCCTCAAATT GACTTTGTGATTTCGTCGGTATTTGCCTTTATGTGGCTGGTGTCGGCATGTGCTTGGGCTAAAGGCTTgtcagatgtgaaaacagccaCTGATCCAGAGAGGGTCATCACTCTTATCACAGCCTGTGATGAACAGGAGAACCGCTGCCGTGAGATATACAACCCCAAGGTCTCTGGACTCAACACCTCTGTG GCTTTTGGCTTCATCAACCTGATCCTGTGGATAGGAAACCTGTGGTTTGTCTTCAAGGagactggctggctggctgcCTTCGGTGGAACATACGTCCCATCGCAGGAGAAGCAGCCTGCCCCCGATTCCTTTGGCCAGGCAGGATATGGTCAGCAGGACCCCTACGCCGGCTCCCAGGGAGGGTACCAGCCAGAATACGGCCAGCAGGGCGGCTACAGTGAGGACGGAGGTTACAGCCAGGGctatgagcagcagcagcagcccacCTCCTTCGCCAATCAAATGTGA